From Tiliqua scincoides isolate rTilSci1 chromosome 2, rTilSci1.hap2, whole genome shotgun sequence, the proteins below share one genomic window:
- the LOC136638495 gene encoding cardiomyopathy-associated protein 5-like, with product METDCNSEFGRSPEVSEEDEEEPQERGQLSNSLKNCNQDEVVKSKLSDSIGIVQDEDNGLTWEANSSRCSTSQASETSATSGVYSLENSYMDSPSEIDDGKFDRRRTNNSPNQEPLSPNRKIDPDRDYCVRQMQEKGEDTELDPANPKSWPYQVQPSKIKDYLVQITQEVVPSLQEEKDNALKKKGELPLEGTVRARIQLITAVLEERHKKIFRRVNKKDLPPPPPAPIIRRPREPPKIFSRQGIFVPLRHVEKEATDKNNKKELVHYNLKHVQTNVSNAGASVPNTVKKRTRRSFLSETQNKASEKLPSVSPPITDKANKSDIEPYSGLERASFTPTDHEDKMEKKERRSVLPDKDILEKACNLLDETKKPELQHYVPDTTVVTDISEESSSLPERTIAKPFTPVSVEPLSDSTNEPQNQFESTVTVLSDPTAQDKQPPNNFALMEHEPEQPILSETRNEDIEPHPSQPEIKDAAVCRVST from the exons tttaaaaaactgtaacCAAGATGAAGTTGTGAAATCCAAGTTGTCTGACTCTATTGGTATTGTTCAAGATGAAGATAACGGATTGACCTGGGAAGCTAATTCAAGTAGATGCTCCACATCTCAAGCCTCAGAAACTAGTGCGACATCCGGTGTTTACAGTTTGGAAAACTCATACATGGACTCTCCATCAGAGATAGATGATGGAAAGTTTGACCGGAGAAGAACAAACAACTCCCCAAATCAGGAGCCACTGTCTCCAAACCGGAAGATAGACCCAGACAGGGACTATTGTGTAAGGCAGATGCAAGAAAAAGGTGAAGACACAGAATTAGATCCAGCTAATCCAAAGTCATGGCCCTACCAAGTTCAACCTTCAAAGATTAAAGATTACTTGGTGCAAATCACACAGGAAGTGGTGCCTTCGTTGCAAGAAGAAAAAGACAATGCTTTGAAGAAAAAGGGAGAGCTACCTCTTGAAGGAACTGTACGAGCAAGAATCCAGCTGATTACTGCAGTACTGGAAGAAAGACATAAAAAAATTTTCCGAAGGGTGAACAAAAAAGATTTGCCTCCACCTCCACCTGCACCTATAATCAGGAGGCCAAGAGAACCACCTAAAATATTCTCCAGGCAGGGTATTTTTGTGCCTTTAAGACATGTTGAAAAAGAAGCCACAGATAAGAACAACAAGAAGGAACTTGTCCATTATAATCTCAAGCATGTGCAGACCAATGTTTCAAATGCTGGTGCGTCTGTTCCAAACACAGTTAAGAAGAGAACACGACGATCTTTTCTGTCTGAAACTCAAAATAAGGCCTCTGAAAAGCTGCCATCTGTTTCACCACCCATTACTGACAAAGCAAATAAGTCAGATATCGAACCATATTCAGGGCTGGAAAGGGCAAGCTTTACTCCAACAGACCATGAGGACAAAATGGAGAAGAAGGAAAGGCGTTCTGTTCTTCCTGATAAAGACATTCTGGAAAAGGCGTGCAACCTCCTGGATGAAACCAAGAAGCCAGAATTGCAGCATTATGTCCCAGATACCACAGTGGTCACTGATATATCTGAAGAATCCAGCTCACTGCCCGAGAGGACAATAGCTAAGCCATTTACACCTGTTTCTGTGGAACCCCTGTCTGATTCTACAAATGAACCCCAGAATCAATTTGAATCAACTGTAACTGTGCTATCAGACCCTACTGCTCAGGATAAGCAACCCCCAAATAATTTTGCACTAATGGAACATGAGCCTGAACAGCCTATTTTATCTGAAACCAGAAATGAAGACATTGAACCACATCCCTCACAACCAGAGATCAAAGATGCAGCCGT TTGCAGAGTCAGCACCTGA